In Triticum aestivum cultivar Chinese Spring chromosome 5B, IWGSC CS RefSeq v2.1, whole genome shotgun sequence, the following proteins share a genomic window:
- the LOC123111135 gene encoding B3 domain-containing protein Os11g0156000, giving the protein MAMHPLSQGHPQAWPWGVAMYTNLHYHHQYEREHLFEKPLTPSDVGKLNRLVIPKQHAERYFPLNGGDSPGEKDLLLSFEDEAGKPWRFRYSYWTSSQSYVLTKGWSRYVKEKQLDAGDIVHFERVRGLGTGDRLFIGCRRRGESAPSPVRVPPPTLNAGEQRPWSPMCYSTSGSYPTSPANSYAYRRSVEQDHSDMLHAGESQREADAKSSTASAPPSRRLRLFGVNLDCGPEPEAEAITPMYGYTHQSPYAAVATVPSYWGSS; this is encoded by the exons ATGGCCATGCACCCTCTCTCTCAGGGGCACCCACAGGCCTGGCCATGGGGGGTAGCCATGTACACGAACCTACACTACCACCACCAGTACGAGAGGGAGCACCTGTTCGAGAAACCCTTGACGCCCAGTGATGTGGGCAAGCTCAACAGGCTGGTGATTCCCAAGCAGCACGCGGAGAGGTACTTCCCCCTGAACGGCGGCGACTCCCCCGGCGAGAAGGACCTGCTCCTGTCTTTCGAGGATGAGGCTGGCAAGCCGTGGCGGTTCCGGTACTCGTACTGGACGAGCAGCCAGAGCTACGTGCTCACCAAGGGCTGGAGCAGGTACGTCAAGGAGAAGCAGCTCGACGCCGGAGACATCGTGCACTTCGAGAGGGTGCGCGGCCTTGGCACAGGCGACCGGCTCTTCATCGGCTGCAGGCGTCGTGGCGAGAGCGCGCCATCACCTGTACGTGTACCTCCGCCCACTCTGAACGCCGGGGAGCAACGGCCTTGGAGCCCGATGTGTTACAGCACGTCAGGATCATACCCTACCAGCCCTGCCAATTCCTACGCCTATCGCCGCTCGGTGGAGCAAGATCACAGCGACATGCTGCATGCAG GCGAGTCGCAGAGAGAGGCAGACGCCAAGAGCAGCACGGCATCGGCGCCGCCGTCGAGACGTCTCCGGCTGTTCGGCGTCAACCTCGACTGCGGTCCGGAGCCAGAGGCAGAGGCAATAACGCCAATGTACGGCTACACCCACCAGAGCCCCTACGCTGCAGTGGCCACGGTGCCAAGTTACTG GGGCAGTTCATAA